A stretch of DNA from Salvelinus fontinalis isolate EN_2023a chromosome 17, ASM2944872v1, whole genome shotgun sequence:
gactccaacctaagtgtatgtaaacttctgacttcaactgcagAAATTAAACCTTTTTTACTTCATAGATCTAATGAAATGTTGTGTCTGGGTTGATTTCACAATATAGACCATGCACCAGGAAGGAATACATGTTGACTCTGCAGTCTTTCGTCAGTGTGGGAGCTTTCTGGTATGCAGGTCAGGCAGAAAGACCTTCCTATCCAATCCTTACATAGCATAATTTGTCTTCCTGCGTACAAGCAATGCAGCAAGAGAGCCATAAACATTCTGAAATGCACACTTCTTTACAAAATGTTATAAAAATGAACTCCTTTTACAGAAGACTGAATTGTAATTAGTGCCTTTTCAGTGTGATGAGATGCCTTTACTTGAGTGAAAGAATATAACCTAATCATCCATAAATTAAATATAACTGAAGGCTCTGACTCTGTCTTAAATCAAGATACCATTGTCTAGATTGGTTCCAAGTCCTTCATTTCCTCCAAGACAAAAGACAAATCATGGTTGGTATTTTGTGTGTACGGGaaacacaaaacaaaaatatttaaGATGAACAATGATGAATGAAAAGCTCAACTAACGCTCTGTGCTGAAAAACAAGACTGAATGCAAGATTACAAGTGTGACTGATTGAAAGAAAGCATGGGTGGGCTACACTGTGCTAGATACTTGTACTCTCAGATTGAACAACACGTTGACCTGTCTAACTCTTCAGGAGCAGTCAAACACccgccagacctgggttcaaatacaattTGAACACCTTCAAATACTTTTAGCGTTTACTTCAGCCTGCCTGAAGTGGCAGATTggtggggtttgcacttttgcAACTGTTGTATTGGGTCCATTGCACCGGGCAAGGTCAATCAAGCCtagataaagtatttgaaatgatttgaaatagtatttgaacccaggtatgaCACCTATCACTGGCTTGTTAATAACTCCTGATTAAAGTGCTAACTACAGCAGGTGATTAGGACTGCTCTCAGCACAGCAGCACCCTAAACCCTATGGTGAGAGAACACACATTTCAATCTGCTAAGCCACAACAATCAAGCTGTTTTGTAGGGAGAATTAGTACTCATGACCTGAATTACATTTcccaagtgtttatttttctctcATTCTGACTCACAGAgcaacatttcaaacaacgtcaACTGTATAAGAACTAGAGGACAATCAGGACAGTCAGACCCGAATCCAAATGGAGCCAacgacaaccagacctagacccGACCCGTACCCTAATGGGTCTTTCTGGGTTTAGACCAGACTCGATTGGACCCAAGTGACAAAAACAAAAGAAGAATATCAGCCAAGTTGCCATTCTGGTAAACAAATAGGTTTTTATATGTTGGCTAGGCCTTTTATAAATCAATAAGTTCACCTTACTGGTGTAAAATAAATATGCTATAGGCTATgcagagctgtggtccagtccATTCGGGTCAATAAGCTGTAGTTGACTCGAGACCCGATGACAATCAAACACACCCGACCCGGACCTGAGGGTAAAGTTAGAATTTTTGGACCCGGACTTGCTCAGGTCCTGGGACAGGTTTGGGTATCCAGGTTCAGGTggacccgtgaagacctctaATACTGTATGTCAGAAGTCCCAGAAGAGATTcaactgtgtctgtgtctcagtCCAACTCTGACATAATAACGTATGATAACTGATTTACAATCTGTTGAGCTGATGTGAGGAGGAACACAGGAGTCCCTATTCCTGGAGTTAACAGCAAACATTGCCTGCATCTGTACAATCCTGTTAATCCATTCAGTATCTCttttggagggggagagatagagagagaacgagagagattgAATGTACATTTGTGAATAATTCGTTATTATACCAGTGATGATAGTTATGAACAGTGAAATCCAATTCATATTAATCAATTGGCTATTACTATTAAGATATTCTGCTTCATCAGTCGTATAGTATTACTATAACTTTGACGGGGTGTAATAATAACCTTTTAATGTGTCACTAAAAACGTACTTTATATCGGAACATTCACATTTAGAGAAATAAGTAACTCACCGGGTCCGTGTCCCAGTCTTCTTCTTCTCAGTTCCACACCGGTACAGTAAGCAAATCCCGGTCTCTGGCCAGATGTTGTGCGTGTCAGCTGTCGTGCGCGCATTAACACGATTTatacaaaaaaaaaactgaaacacTCTAGCCTACATGGTCATATCCGTATAAGTCAAGTCCATTTCGTGTTAGTCTCTTCAGAATGTCGACTGACTTTTTAGGCAACTCATACATAAAGCTAGAAAcctatgtttctgtctctgtacagTACGGAAAGGGCGGCATCTGGACTACTAACAAGCGCAATTGAAGTTGCAAACACCTGCTGGCGAAAGAGCCTAACAGATCGCGACATGTAAACCGTTATTTACTGTTTGGAATGAACGCGGCACAGTAGGCTAAACTGTAAATTCATTTGTACAGCCCGTCAGTAATATCACAAAGACTATGCCACAGTAGTTAAATTCATCGACAACAGTTAATGTAATTGAGCAATACATTTTCCATGAAATGTTTTTAACTGAATGAGAATAAAGTCATTATATTCTAAGTTTCCATCATCTATTTCTAAGGAGCAACTGTAGCTGGATTTGAGGTTAACTTTTCATGGAGCAAAGTTTAACACTCCATAATCACATTGGCCTACTAAACCTGAAATGCGATGAAATAATACACTTGTAAATACAAATTTGTTCATGGGCACATTTTAGCACATTTGAATGTAAGTCATGATCAACCGAATGCtctctgatattttttttatcctgGTATCCCTTTCCCATTCAGATTGCCTTGCTCCTCCTACCCTTACTGAACCCAACCAGAAAACAATGCATTCAATACACGCGTCAGCCCAGcatgaaaaaaaagaaaaacaggtACTCAACTGCAAGAGAtggtgaaataaatacaaacgAATAACCAGGAAACTCCACAGCCTGGGACTATATCCCAGAAAAACAAAAGCAAGCTCCTGCTCGAACAGTGAACAGTCACACAGTGAGGTTCCTGGGGTAAGGAGGCTttttgtagcctggtcccagatctgtttgcgcTGTCTTGCCAACGTGAATGGTCATTAGTGTGACACAGATCTGAGTCCAGGCTTTTTGAGGGGGCCAGTAAAGTGATTCTTTGGAGAATTAAGCTGGACTAATGATTGCTTCATGTGAAACCCAGTCACATGAGGATCCAGTCAGCTGGAGCTGCTGCCAGGgctatggtgtggtgtggtgtgggagGGCAAAGTTCACTGGGGGCCTCTGCTGCTCCATGGCACGTCTCTAATCTCTGATGCTTGTAGTAGACTCGGTATCAGAGCGCAGAATCACACCGTAATCACACTATTCCCCATATACTGCACTAAGTACTACACTATACAGGtagttgaattgaattgagagagagaggaatggagagcgAACTGGGAAATGGGTGTGTTGCATgcatgtgtgcatgagtgtgcaaAATGCGTTTGTGCGTTGTGCTTGCGCATGTGCACCCGTGTGATAAAAGTACAAAAGGGAGTTGAGTGTGTAGCACGTTCTAGTGTATCAGTATGGAGCAGGCTATGTGGCTGCTGGGCCTCCTGTGTCTGCAGGTCTGTCTGCTCTCTACCACAGCCCTCCCTGACCAGACAGACGAACAGCAGCCATACAAACCAACCAAGAAGCCATGGTAAGACATTCCAATCCTCTGTTCTTTACTGGTCAGAATGAACTGGGTTTTTCTACCCACAGAGTTAAATAGAACACAAATGTAAATGTGTCTCCATGGGTCTAACAACCTTTGGGGTCTGGGAACattgtgagtcagtgagggtttGTCCACTAAGGTCACAAATGAAGTAATCAGTACGGTACATGTTTTAGGCAAATTTACTCTTATCTTCACATTAATGATATTACTGTGTGCATGTGCGGCTTCAACTGTGTGGCGTGACACACATCATATGTTTTCACTCAATTATCCAGGACctctgccattcaggacctctataccaggcggtgtcagaagaaggccctaaacattgtcaaagactccagccacccgagtcatagactgttctatctgctatcgcatggcaagcggtaccgatgctccaagtctggaaccaacagggccttgaacagcttctacccccaagccataagaccgctaaataCGGTAAAACTTGAATTAGTAGCTCAGGCGTTTATCACTGAACACCAACAGCACTTATTAGAGTCTATTTCCTTAATACACACAGCTTTTGCTcaatatgtcacaccctggccttagttatctttgttttcattattattttagttaggtcagggtgtgacatggggaagttggtgtgtttttgtattgtctagggtgtttgtaggtttaatggggtaatgtctgttctaggtgtttgtatgtcgatggctgcctggattggttctcaattagagacagctgtggtttattgtctctaattgggagccatatttaaggcagccatgggcttcatgtgttttgtgggtaattgtctatgtctatgttgaacgtttgttgctggtctgtgcactacgtttatagcttcacggtcgttttgttggtttgtttctttttttatgtatagtgttcgttttgtcTTCATctccaataaaagaagatgtcttcatttcccgctgcgccttggtcctctctctcaccaaattattatgacgatcgtgacacaataAAATTTTGAAAAGACCACCACACTGTTTACTGTGACCAGTATGACCAGTATAAACATTATAATACCAAATCCATCGCAGATCAGATTGCAAAGACTAGGCTGCGTATCATACATCCCCGTTTTCGTGCTTCAGCACCATTCTCTCACCAGGTTCACCTTGTTGAGCTTTGTATCCCCCGTAGTTCCAATCACACCAGATAGAATTCACTATTCAACGTTTGTTCAGGTCCCCAGGACATCGTGAGATGACTTCAATACCGTCCACTTGGGGCAACTTAACCGTCAAAGTTAATTATGATTGACCATCAAAAGAAAATCTGTTTTAACAACCTTTTAACAGCCTTACCTACTTTCTCTTCGCCCATAGACATTTATCTATCCCTGGACAAATGTTGAATACTGAAGTGAGACCGTGAGATCTTGTTGCTAGTTGAGCTGACCATGTCAAACCACACTTCTGTTTCATCCATGGCAAGGGTGTGGCTCTCCTTTCTCTTCTTTTGCGCCATCTTTGCGCTACTCACTGTAGTTCACTCATAAACAAGAGAATTAGACCCGGCGTTTATTTGAAACAGGCGCTTATTTGCTGAGACTGTACGTGTGTCGATGCCCGGCTATTAAAAGGAACAGGCAGCTATTTGAGAATGCGTTTATCTGAAGTTTTACggtagttagttaaatagttaaccaacagctacccggactacctgcattgactcTTTTCTGCTcctcacatacactgctgctactgtttttaATCTATCCTGTTGCATAGTCACTCTATTCCTAGTTATacgtacataattacctcaattacctcgtacccctgcacatcaactcggtactggtaccctgtgtatatagccaagttctCGTTACTccttgtgtatttattattgctTTTATTATTAagtgttattacttttctattatttctctatattctttctctctgcattgtttggaagggcccgtaagtatttcactgttagtctacgcctgttgtttacaaagcttgTGAATAATAATATTTGAATTGAATTATAGTAATGGAGAATGGAAATGTACGAATAGATGAATTGCTATCATATTCATATTTCTGTGAGGCTTATGTTCAGAAGGTTTTCTACTTCCGATGTTCGTTTCTCTATAACTAATTCCTGTTAACAATGAGGATGCAATTGTTGTATTGGGTAATATCCTGCTGATGTAGTTATTGCATGGTGTCAAAGATAATACCAACTCCTTATCTTATCTGAGGGTACAGTTCCAGTGCTAGAGAAGTCACATTGCGCCATTGGGGTTGTCAAAGCAATTGTCATGGTAACATGGTGCTGTCCTCTCCCTACCACAAACCCATGTAATGTTATTCATCCACACGTACAAGAGAGCTATCCAAGCCTACTGTAGCTAGGCCGGCTGGGCTGTCTGTCCACTTTAGTGAAGATACATGTTATATAATACATGAACTCCACTAACATCACTAAGGTATGAAAATATATGCGGTCAACAGGAAGGCTCATGTCCAATCATACTGTGAGCACCACCTCAGATGAGAAGCAATTAACCCACAACTTCAGAAAATTTATTTGATAAGAACCACTGTACTTGTTTCCACTGTCTGATTCCTCTCTCATCTGGCCTCAGAGTTCAAGGACTAAGAGGCAGACTGAGGCCGAGGGCCAATGCAGGAACGGCTGTCTCTCCCTCGTAGGAGAGATGAGTGGATTCTCCGGAATGCCTAGGCCTCCTACCGGTTGGGTAAGACTCGGTGATTTGATTGGATGAGTTCATTAGCCACATTCACAGGGTCACAGATGAAATTGCAGGGTAGAGTGAAATTCTTAAGCTCAGAGCTACAACAGTGAAGGTCAAAAAGAGAAGGGAATTAGAAAATAtgaaataataatatatacatatttacaaCTGTAACAATGATAAATGTCCATTGGGGGTTGGAGGCAGGGTAAATGTCCACGGGGGTTTGGAAGTCAGGGGGAaagcagggggacagg
This window harbors:
- the LOC129814277 gene encoding uncharacterized protein LOC129814277: MWLLGLLCLQVCLLSTTALPDQTDEQQPYKPTKKPWTSAIQDLYTRRCQKKALNIVKDSSHPSHRLFYLLSHGKRYRCSKSGTNRALNSFYPQAIRPLNTSSRTKRQTEAEGQCRNGCLSLVGEMSGFSGMPRPPTGWSLRIKRQKKFRRECKKNLKMCRSRLGSLTPMSDAGRSWVKHHQTPTKEVSSRIKSQEKVRSQCQPVKAMNLSLLLRRGALLPCTSPLVCRVEWGKLSDPLFLGNHT